The segment ATCCACTGCTCCGGGGAGACCAGGGTGCGGAAGCCGACCTTCTCGTACACCCCGTGGGCGTCCTGGGTGGAAAGCGTCAGCCGGCTCAGCCCGCAGGGCGTCAGATGGTCGGCGATGGCCTCGATCAGCGCGGTGCCCAGGCCCCTGCCGCGGTCGTCACGGCAGATGTAGACGTCGCAGAGCCAGGCGAAGGTGGCGTGGTCGGTGACCACCCGGGCGTACCCGGTCTGGCGGCCGGAACCGGAGGCGTACAGACCGAAGTTGAGCGAGCCCGCGACGGCACGGTCATGCAGCTCCCGGGGGCGGTCCACGGCCCAGTAGGCGTCGGTGGCGAGCCAGTAGTGGACCAGGTCGGCGTCCAGGCGGGCCGGGTCGGTGGAGATCTCGTAGCCGTCGAGGGCGTGATCATTCATGCCGGGAGGTTGGCAGAAGGGCGGGCCCGGCGTCGAACCGGTATACGAGGGGCGGGGCCGGGCCCGCCGCCCCTCCTCCCGGTCAGCGCACCGGCACTCCCAGCTCCTCGCACGCCGTCCGGAGCCGGCGCACGCCCTCGGTGATCTCGCCGGTGCCGGACGCCGACGCGAAGCTCAGCCGCAGATGCGCGGCGGGCGGCTCGGCGGCGAAGTACGGGCGGCCGGCCGCGACCGCGACGCCCGCCCGCAGCGCCGCGCCGGTCAGCGCCGCCTCGTCGGTACCGTCCGGCAGCCGCAGCCAGAGGTGGTAGCCGCCCGGCGGGACGTACAGGCCGCCGGGCACCGGGCCGTGGCCGTACGCCGGACCGGGCCCGGCTTCCGGCCCGGCGAGCGCGGGCAGCTCCTGATGCAGCGCGGCGGTGAGGGCGTTCCGGCGGGCGGTCAACTCCCCCGCGATCAGCCGCAGATGGCGGGGCCAGGAGGGCGAGCCGACGAGTTCCAGGGCGGCTTCCTGAAGCGGCCGGGGCACGAAGAAGCTGTCGACGACCTGGATGGCGCGCAGCCGGTCGAGCACCGGTCCGCGGGCCGCCAGGGCGCCCACCCGCAGATTGGCCGAGGTGGCCTTGGTCAGCGAGCGGACATGGACGACCGTGCCGTCCCGGTCGTCCGCGATCAGGGTCGGCGGGGGCGGGGGCGTGTCACCGTGGACCAGCAGCCGCGCGAAATCGTCCTCGATCACGAAGGCGCCCGCCGCCCGCGCCA is part of the Streptomyces platensis genome and harbors:
- a CDS encoding GNAT family N-acetyltransferase, producing MNDHALDGYEISTDPARLDADLVHYWLATDAYWAVDRPRELHDRAVAGSLNFGLYASGSGRQTGYARVVTDHATFAWLCDVYICRDDRGRGLGTALIEAIADHLTPCGLSRLTLSTQDAHGVYEKVGFRTLVSPEQWMTLGLIDPGPVDI